The genomic interval CTCAGAAAGATCATCGAAGAGGAATTGTCCTCTCTGATCAATGTGGACAACACGTCCATTTATTACACGCTGAACAAACTTGAAAAAGAGGGATTGGTTACCCACGACACCATCTCAGACACCAAAAGACCGCAGAAAAATCTGTATACCCTCTCTGATAGGGGCAAAAGGGAATTCAAGGATTTGTTGCTGACAAATATGAGCAACAACAAACGTCCACTTCTCAACATAGATATTTCCCTCTATTTCATTGACATGATCGACAGGAATGAAGCGGTGGGGCGACTGACTTCCAGGACGAAAGAGTTACGAAAACTCATTTTCCTCATTAAAGCTCAGGAAAAAAACGCCCATAAAGAAAATCCCACAGGCAAGGAAACTGTGATACTCTCCCATAACAGGCGACTGGCGGAAACGGAGCTGCAGTTTCTCAGAGATGTGCTCAACAGCTTGAAAACCGATTAGGGTAAGATAAGTATCAGAATGATGGTTTTTTATCATCTTCTCTCTGTCTTTGTTCCTCTCGTTTTGATCATTCAAAACGAGAGGAACTTTTTGTTTGACTATGAGGGCATTGTGTTGTAATACGAAACCTTCGCCTTACAAGTAAAAGCGAAGCGTCCTTCATGAAGAAAACCGCAATATAAAAAAGCTTACACATCAAAGAATTGCCGGCATTCATCGTCCTCAAAATACCATGCATATACGTAACGCACTTATAGATATTGCGGATCGATTCCCGGATAAAACATGCCTGATTTTCAGGGATACGGCGATAACCTTCTCCCATCTCAAGAAACGAATTTTTCGGCTCTGTAACGCCCTGAATGAATTGGGCATAAAAAAAGAGGACAAGGTCCTCTGCTACCTTCCCAATACTTCGGAATTCGTTGAAATTTACCTTGCATGCCTGTCAATGGGCATCATCTGCGTTCCGGTGGATCCCC from Candidatus Zymogenaceae bacterium carries:
- a CDS encoding helix-turn-helix transcriptional regulator, yielding MLKLILMGLLMRGPNHGYNLRKIIEEELSSLINVDNTSIYYTLNKLEKEGLVTHDTISDTKRPQKNLYTLSDRGKREFKDLLLTNMSNNKRPLLNIDISLYFIDMIDRNEAVGRLTSRTKELRKLIFLIKAQEKNAHKENPTGKETVILSHNRRLAETELQFLRDVLNSLKTD